One window of the Candidatus Woesearchaeota archaeon genome contains the following:
- a CDS encoding lysoplasmalogenase family protein produces the protein MALLQSLIGVILFSFYMIATWLIVGVDTPKYLDQAIIKTVATSMVIILVVCNLIISGTISTYWPLILTILFCVLGDFILGITPISRNNVMMFQIGTGLFWLAYIILGIFLFTLGKDASVGLKIFIPLLFLGSGFLQMYFMTDLDGLMEIIVGVYLIMTVVLITGALAYINVGAGPFLIAFGAIMFYISDCIIGQNQFGLLKNQSWSEWVIMGTYGLGQLSLIYGSYMLR, from the coding sequence ATGGCATTATTACAGAGTTTAATTGGAGTTATTTTGTTTTCATTTTATATGATTGCAACGTGGTTAATTGTAGGTGTAGATACACCTAAGTATTTGGATCAAGCTATTATAAAAACAGTAGCTACATCTATGGTTATTATACTAGTAGTTTGTAATTTAATTATATCAGGAACGATTTCTACTTACTGGCCTCTCATACTTACTATACTCTTTTGTGTATTAGGTGATTTTATCTTAGGTATTACTCCTATCAGTAGAAATAATGTAATGATGTTTCAAATTGGTACAGGACTATTCTGGTTAGCTTATATTATATTAGGAATATTTTTATTTACATTAGGTAAAGATGCTAGTGTAGGACTGAAGATTTTTATTCCTCTATTATTTCTAGGTTCAGGTTTCCTTCAAATGTATTTTATGACTGATCTGGATGGACTTATGGAGATTATTGTAGGTGTATATCTAATCATGACTGTTGTATTAATCACTGGTGCTTTAGCCTATATAAATGTAGGTGCTGGACCTTTTTTAATTGCTTTTGGTGCAATTATGTTTTATATTAGTGATTGTATTATAGGACAGAATCAGTTTGGACTATTGAAAAATCAATCATGGTCAGAATGGGTTATTATGGGAACTTATGGATTAGGACAACTTAGTTTAATCTATGGATCTTATATGTTAAGATAA
- a CDS encoding MmcB family DNA repair protein encodes MKKIVNKITTPEMEIILMSYLDIRRNIIIPNLSWGMIHYEADIVSLTKSNYATEIEIKISMADLKKDKEKRHNHDSIYFKYLYFAVPWYMKEKCMEYIPEKAGLLVIDEYHRVFQLKSPMVNKKAKKWTNEERIHLLELCAMRMYNLKKKVSRLKLLEKENKSLKKIIEQATYRMEQAEGKLMEMKI; translated from the coding sequence ATGAAGAAGATAGTGAATAAAATAACTACACCTGAGATGGAAATTATATTAATGTCTTATTTAGATATAAGAAGAAATATAATTATACCTAATCTATCCTGGGGAATGATACATTATGAAGCTGATATTGTATCTTTAACAAAATCTAATTATGCTACAGAGATTGAAATAAAGATATCTATGGCTGATCTAAAGAAAGATAAAGAAAAAAGACATAATCATGATAGTATCTATTTCAAATATCTTTATTTTGCTGTACCATGGTATATGAAAGAAAAATGTATGGAGTATATCCCTGAAAAAGCAGGGCTTCTTGTTATTGATGAATATCATAGAGTATTTCAGTTAAAATCACCGATGGTAAATAAGAAAGCTAAGAAATGGACTAATGAAGAACGAATACACCTATTAGAACTATGTGCTATGAGAATGTATAATTTAAAGAAGAAGGTTAGTAGGTTAAAACTTTTAGAGAAAGAAAATAAAAGTTTAAAAAAGATTATAGAACAAGCTACTTATAGAATGGAACAAGCTGAAGGTAAGTTAATGGAGATGAAAATATGA
- a CDS encoding metallophosphoesterase family protein: protein MNFYISDYHLGHKNIIKFSSRPFANLDEMHKVIIENILKVMKRGDILYHIGDLSFNVSSQSWFFEELFKLGISLYMVEGNHEIVPNIIPTCLVTNKLKKMIEIKINNHPVTLCHYPMVSWNKSHYNAWLLYGHHHSHSHGSSLIQDKTQGKMLNVNCEFHDYTPWSEKEIIEYMETRPNNWDYIDRK, encoded by the coding sequence ATGAATTTTTATATTTCAGATTATCATTTAGGTCATAAAAATATTATTAAGTTTTCTTCCAGACCCTTCGCAAATCTTGATGAAATGCATAAGGTTATTATAGAGAATATCTTAAAGGTTATGAAGAGAGGAGATATTCTTTATCATATAGGGGATTTATCCTTTAATGTTTCTTCTCAGTCATGGTTCTTTGAAGAGTTATTTAAACTAGGTATTAGTCTATATATGGTAGAAGGGAATCATGAAATAGTTCCTAATATTATTCCTACTTGTTTAGTTACTAATAAACTTAAAAAGATGATAGAGATAAAGATCAATAACCATCCTGTTACTCTATGTCATTATCCAATGGTATCATGGAATAAGAGTCATTATAATGCCTGGTTGCTTTATGGACACCATCACAGTCATAGTCATGGAAGTAGCCTTATTCAGGATAAAACTCAGGGTAAAATGTTAAATGTAAACTGTGAATTCCATGATTATACTCCATGGTCAGAAAAAGAAATTATTGAGTATATGGAAACCAGACCTAATAACTGGGATTATATTGATAGAAAATAA